DNA from Chitinophaga pendula:
GTTACACGATCGGAGAAAGTGTAACGGAGCCGGAGCGTTTCCCGGAGCAGGCGGTTGCGTTGCTGGCCAGAAGGGGTATACGGGTGGCATCTCCCCGTATCATTGCCATTACAGGGTGGACAACTGATGAGTTAGCACAAGCCATTCAAGCGGCTGGTATAAAGACAACCTACCACATCGTGACCTTGCTCATAGGGGTCAACAACCAATATCGAGGCCGTAGCCTGGAAGAGTACCGGGTACAGTTTGCGCAGTTACTGGAGCAGGCCATTGCATTTGCCGGTGGGGATGTGCGGAGGGTAGTGGTGTTATCCATTCCGGATTGGGGCGTCACGCCTTATGCAGAAGGTAGGGACCGGGCCCAGATCGCCACCGAGATAGATGCTTTCAATGCAGCGAACAAGGCGATTACCTTACGGTATGGCGCCGGTTATCTGGATATTACGCCGGTGTCGAGGCAGGGCGCTACGGATGCGACCCTACAGGCGGCAGACGGACTACATCCATCTGGCAAACAGTATACGCTGTGGGCGCAACGGTTATCGTTGCTGCTGGCTGACATAGCTGCTTTATAGCCACCTGCCATCATCATTTGTTAATACTGGGACAGGAACTTCCTCTATGTCTCTGAAAAACCCTTTTATGGAACGCCATATCGTTAAAATTTTATCCACAGTACCCGTTACGCATGATGTAAGACGCATTAAAGTCAGCAAGCCGGAGGGTTATCATTTCCTGCCAGGGCAGGCTACGGAGGTATCCCTGCATAAGCCGGGCTGGGAGGAGGAGCGTCGGCCTTTTACGTTTACAGGACTGAATGATTGGGACCACCTGGAATTTACCATTAAGATCTATAAGGACCGTCATAGTGTGACAGCGGGTATTTCCCAGCTCCGGGAGGGAGATGAGCTGCTATTGCATGATGTATGGGGGGCCATTCAGTATAAGGGAGAAGGCACCTTCATTGCGGGCGGAGCCGGGGTAACACCATTTATTGCCATTTTCAGGCAGCTGGAGCAGGATGGGAAGATCGGGGGTAACCAGCTGATCTTTTCCAATAAAACCCGGGAGGATGTGATCCTGGAAGAGGAGTGGCGCCGTATGCTGGGAGACCGTTTTATCCCTACCCTTACCAAAGTGCCGGCAGAAGGTTATGAGCACCGGCGTATCGACGAGGCCTATCTGAAGGAGAAGGTAGGTGATTTCAGCCGTCAGTTCTATATCTGCGGGCCTGATCCGATGGTACAGCAACTGAAGGAGACACTGACCCGGCTGACGGGTAATGATAAACTGATCACCATCGAAATATAACGTTATGGCACGCGGCTGAGTGTCCGGCCGTTGGCCTTTGTTCCCTGCCTGTTCACCGACTGTCCTGCTGACCCATCGCAGGAGCGGAAGATTTCACCGTTATTTTACCGCCGTTTACCGGAAGTC
Protein-coding regions in this window:
- a CDS encoding SGNH/GDSL hydrolase family protein, translating into MQSPLPIQDTTLTYLALGDSYTIGESVTEPERFPEQAVALLARRGIRVASPRIIAITGWTTDELAQAIQAAGIKTTYHIVTLLIGVNNQYRGRSLEEYRVQFAQLLEQAIAFAGGDVRRVVVLSIPDWGVTPYAEGRDRAQIATEIDAFNAANKAITLRYGAGYLDITPVSRQGATDATLQAADGLHPSGKQYTLWAQRLSLLLADIAAL
- a CDS encoding flavodoxin reductase → MERHIVKILSTVPVTHDVRRIKVSKPEGYHFLPGQATEVSLHKPGWEEERRPFTFTGLNDWDHLEFTIKIYKDRHSVTAGISQLREGDELLLHDVWGAIQYKGEGTFIAGGAGVTPFIAIFRQLEQDGKIGGNQLIFSNKTREDVILEEEWRRMLGDRFIPTLTKVPAEGYEHRRIDEAYLKEKVGDFSRQFYICGPDPMVQQLKETLTRLTGNDKLITIEI